One window from the genome of bacterium encodes:
- the ftsH gene encoding ATP-dependent zinc metalloprotease FtsH produces the protein TFDDVAGVDEAKEELEEIIEFLRHPKKFQALGAKIPRGVLLVGPPGSGKTLLAKAIAGEAGVPFFSISGSEFVEMFVGVGASRVRDLFDQAKKSAPCLVFIDEIDAVGRQRGAGLGGGHDEREQTLNQLLVEMDGFDPNAGIIVIAATNRPDILDPALLRPGRFDRRIVVDNPDAKGRRAILDVHVRGKPVSEDVALDVLARRTPGFSGADLANMVNEAALLAARRGKKRIGRSELDEAIERVIAGPQRKSRILSPKERELTAYHEAGHALLGKLLPQANPPHKVTILPRGMALGYTLPLPQEEKYTLTRGEILANITAILGGRVAEEIVFGEITTGAANDFEKATDLARKMVTEFGMSDKLGPLTLGAKHGPVFLGRDLVESRNYSEEIAYEIDKEVRRIIDECYSRARTVLTENKAVLERISRALLERESLESDELDLLIAGQPLPPDMPETPPPLPGATQEVKSFPRDSKPVAPSLKPEATG, from the coding sequence ACCTTCGACGACGTGGCGGGGGTGGACGAGGCGAAGGAGGAGCTCGAGGAGATTATCGAGTTCCTGCGCCATCCGAAGAAGTTCCAGGCGCTCGGCGCGAAGATTCCGCGCGGCGTGCTGCTTGTCGGCCCGCCGGGCAGCGGCAAGACGCTGCTGGCGAAGGCGATCGCGGGCGAGGCGGGGGTGCCGTTCTTCTCGATCTCCGGCAGCGAGTTCGTCGAGATGTTCGTCGGGGTGGGGGCGAGCCGCGTGCGCGACCTCTTCGACCAGGCGAAGAAGTCGGCGCCGTGTCTGGTCTTCATCGACGAGATCGACGCGGTGGGCCGGCAGCGCGGGGCGGGGTTGGGGGGCGGCCACGACGAGCGCGAGCAGACCCTCAACCAGCTGCTGGTGGAGATGGACGGCTTCGACCCCAACGCCGGGATCATCGTGATCGCGGCGACGAACCGGCCGGACATTCTGGACCCGGCCTTGCTGCGGCCGGGCCGGTTCGACCGGCGGATCGTGGTGGACAATCCGGACGCGAAGGGCCGGCGGGCGATCCTGGACGTGCATGTGCGCGGCAAGCCCGTGAGCGAAGACGTGGCGCTGGACGTGCTGGCGCGGCGGACGCCGGGGTTCAGCGGGGCGGACCTCGCGAACATGGTGAACGAGGCGGCGCTCTTGGCGGCGCGGCGGGGCAAGAAGCGGATCGGCCGGTCCGAACTGGACGAGGCGATCGAGCGGGTGATCGCGGGGCCGCAGCGGAAGAGCCGGATCCTGTCGCCGAAGGAACGCGAGCTCACCGCTTACCACGAGGCGGGGCACGCGCTGCTCGGCAAGCTCTTGCCGCAGGCCAACCCGCCGCACAAGGTGACGATCCTCCCGCGCGGGATGGCGCTCGGCTACACGCTGCCGCTCCCGCAGGAGGAGAAGTACACGCTCACGCGCGGGGAGATCCTGGCCAACATCACGGCCATCCTCGGCGGCCGCGTGGCGGAGGAGATCGTGTTCGGCGAGATCACGACCGGGGCGGCGAACGACTTCGAGAAGGCGACCGATCTCGCCCGCAAGATGGTGACGGAGTTCGGCATGTCGGACAAGCTCGGCCCACTCACGCTGGGGGCCAAGCACGGGCCGGTGTTCCTTGGGCGCGACCTCGTGGAGAGCCGCAATTACTCCGAAGAGATCGCCTACGAGATCGACAAGGAAGTGCGGCGGATCATCGACGAGTGCTACAGCCGGGCCCGCACGGTGCTGACCGAGAACAAGGCGGTGCTGGAGCGGATCTCCCGGGCGCTGCTCGAGCGCGAGTCGCTCGAGAGCGACGAGCTGGACCTGCTGATCGCGGGCCAGCCGCTGCCGCCCGACATGCCGGAGACCCCGCCGCCGCTGCCGGGCGCCACACAGGAGGTCAAGTCGTTCCCGCGCGACAGCAAACCCGTCGCGCCGTCGCTGAAGCCCGAGGCGACCGGCTAG